One Nocardia farcinica genomic region harbors:
- a CDS encoding sensor histidine kinase yields the protein MSAPRPKARRRRTFSLRTRVAGAAAAGAVIIVTLLSAVAVRAIERINLQQSDQQLTVASRLVLIDPVIAVGVLGLTGLNDDMAVTVRDGGAVVASSPVRLPDLPTGSRTVTVSGTQYRVLTTTENQPAGRTVSLGIPADEAARVTAEQQRWVLGGALLAVAAAGALGWLLAGRAVRPIVDLTEQVGARSAFGADDARPPVDGSGVRESEQLAEAVNTMLARVDQAQAETAAALATARDFAAVSAHELRTPLTAMRTDLEVLRTLDLNEEQRAEILADLQRSQGRVESTLAALERLATGDLTHARDHVDTDVGELCDQAAHDAMRHFPGLTVRIDTDADLVTRGLPAGLRLAVDNALANSVKHGGATEAVVSAHRGADGGIVIAVDDNGRGIPTDERELVFRRFFRGSQASKGGSGLGLALVAQQAQLHGGRAYFDDSPLGGARLVLELPQPDRNSDQHIDSAGLRSH from the coding sequence CACGCTGCTCAGCGCGGTGGCGGTGCGCGCCATCGAACGGATCAATCTGCAGCAGAGCGACCAGCAGTTGACGGTCGCCTCGCGGCTGGTGCTGATCGACCCGGTGATCGCCGTCGGCGTGCTCGGGCTCACCGGGCTCAACGACGACATGGCCGTCACCGTGCGCGACGGCGGGGCGGTGGTGGCCAGCAGCCCGGTGCGGTTGCCCGATCTGCCGACCGGCTCGCGCACGGTCACCGTGTCCGGGACGCAGTACCGGGTGCTGACCACGACCGAGAACCAGCCGGCGGGACGCACCGTCTCCCTCGGCATTCCGGCCGACGAGGCCGCCCGGGTGACCGCCGAACAGCAGCGCTGGGTGCTCGGCGGCGCGCTGCTCGCGGTCGCGGCGGCGGGCGCGCTCGGCTGGCTGCTGGCCGGGCGGGCCGTGCGGCCGATCGTCGACCTCACCGAGCAGGTCGGTGCCCGCAGCGCCTTCGGGGCGGATGACGCGCGCCCGCCGGTGGACGGTTCGGGGGTGCGCGAGTCCGAGCAGCTGGCCGAGGCGGTGAACACCATGCTCGCGCGGGTGGACCAGGCCCAGGCCGAGACCGCGGCGGCGCTGGCGACCGCGCGTGACTTCGCCGCGGTCTCGGCCCACGAACTGCGCACCCCGCTGACCGCCATGCGTACCGACCTCGAGGTGCTGCGCACCCTGGACCTGAACGAGGAGCAGCGCGCGGAGATCCTGGCCGACCTGCAACGCAGCCAGGGCCGGGTGGAATCGACGCTGGCCGCCCTGGAACGACTCGCCACCGGCGACCTGACCCACGCGCGCGACCACGTCGACACCGACGTCGGCGAACTGTGCGATCAGGCGGCGCACGACGCCATGCGGCACTTCCCCGGCCTGACCGTGCGCATCGACACCGACGCCGACCTGGTGACCCGCGGTCTCCCGGCCGGGCTGCGGCTCGCGGTGGACAACGCGCTGGCCAACTCGGTCAAGCACGGCGGGGCCACCGAGGCGGTGGTCTCGGCTCACCGCGGCGCCGACGGCGGCATCGTGATCGCCGTCGACGACAACGGCCGCGGTATCCCCACCGACGAACGCGAGTTGGTGTTCCGCCGCTTCTTCCGCGGCAGCCAGGCCAGCAAGGGCGGGTCCGGTCTCGGGTTGGCACTGGTCGCCCAGCAGGCCCAATTGCACGGCGGACGGGCGTATTTCGACGACAGCCCGCTCGGCGGTGCGCGGTTGGTGCTGGAATTGCCGCAACCCGACCGCAATTCCGATCAGCACATCGATTCCGCCGGATTGCGTTCGCACTGA
- a CDS encoding YhgE/Pip domain-containing protein: protein MSRLRARWAVLVVGILAAGAVGAVACTRTDPPPTGIALVDTDTGPTGARIAQSLTKDGGGYDWTVVEPGAASTADYAAVITLPADLTTAMGSLAGPQPQRAKLTVATHEDADPHLVDGATAVLTKRIGATGVDAALTAVAQARTQLTGVQLTAQLLGAGVQVAAAGADQFNAGAEQMLGFLDFAKSGAAQLTSAIELLNSTVAGATAQAEQLAAALDSTGVTIAQVEQSAQAVGSGLDQILPLLRGLPFAVDPALADIIGKLEGLRALAGQAGSQLTGIGTLVGGSVDPDTDLGTLLRTVVDRLTAASAQLTQGAELAAGLPQLAEQGGAQLIDAMGQLTGGVEQLQTIVTNLGTQTGKAMDALPVRSSAQQSAIASALTDPVEIVRE, encoded by the coding sequence GTGAGCAGACTTCGTGCCCGGTGGGCGGTCCTTGTCGTCGGAATTCTCGCCGCCGGGGCGGTCGGCGCGGTCGCGTGTACCCGCACCGATCCGCCGCCGACCGGCATCGCCCTGGTCGACACCGATACCGGCCCGACGGGCGCCCGCATCGCGCAGTCGCTGACCAAGGACGGCGGCGGATACGACTGGACCGTGGTCGAGCCCGGCGCCGCGAGCACCGCGGACTACGCCGCGGTGATCACCCTGCCCGCCGACCTGACCACCGCGATGGGCTCGCTGGCAGGCCCGCAGCCGCAGCGCGCCAAGCTCACCGTGGCCACCCACGAGGACGCCGACCCGCACCTGGTCGACGGCGCCACCGCGGTGCTCACCAAACGGATCGGCGCCACCGGCGTTGATGCCGCCCTGACCGCGGTGGCCCAGGCCCGCACCCAGCTCACCGGCGTGCAGCTGACCGCGCAACTGTTGGGGGCCGGGGTGCAGGTCGCGGCCGCAGGCGCGGACCAGTTCAACGCCGGGGCGGAGCAGATGCTCGGATTCCTCGACTTCGCGAAGTCCGGCGCGGCCCAGCTCACCTCGGCCATCGAACTGCTGAACAGCACCGTCGCGGGTGCCACCGCGCAGGCCGAGCAGCTGGCCGCCGCCCTGGACAGCACCGGGGTCACCATCGCGCAGGTCGAGCAGTCCGCCCAGGCCGTGGGCAGCGGACTGGACCAGATCCTGCCGCTGCTGCGCGGCCTGCCGTTCGCGGTCGACCCGGCGCTGGCCGACATCATCGGCAAGCTGGAGGGGCTGCGCGCGCTGGCGGGCCAGGCCGGTTCGCAGTTGACCGGGATCGGCACGCTGGTGGGCGGATCGGTGGATCCGGACACCGATCTGGGCACCCTGTTGCGCACGGTGGTCGACCGTCTCACCGCCGCGAGCGCCCAGCTCACCCAGGGTGCGGAGCTGGCCGCCGGCCTGCCGCAGCTGGCCGAGCAGGGCGGCGCGCAGTTGATCGACGCGATGGGTCAGCTCACCGGTGGGGTCGAGCAGTTGCAGACCATCGTCACCAACCTGGGCACCCAGACGGGAAAGGCGATGGACGCACTGCCGGTGCGCAGCAGCGCCCAGCAGTCCGCCATCGCCTCGGCGTTGACCGATCCGGTCGAGATCGTCCGGGAGTGA
- a CDS encoding citrate synthase 2, which yields MTTSPAVPGGQATVPSDFVSGLEGVVAFTTDIAEPDKDGGALRYRGVDIEDLVGSRVTFGDVWALLVDGEFGHGLPPAEPFPLPVHTGDVRVDVQAGLAMLAPIWGYQPLLDIDDQTARENLARASVMALSYVAQSARGIYQPAVPQKKIDECNTVTERFMTRWKGDPDPRHIEAIDAYWVSAAEHGMNASTFTARVIASTGADVAASLSGAIGAMSGPLHGGAPARVLPMIEEVEKTGDARALVKGILDRKEKLMGFGHRVYRAEDPRARVLRATAQRLGAPRYEVAAALEQAALAELRERRPDRAIETNVEFWAAVILDFAEVPAHMMPAMFTCGRTAGWCAHILEQKQLGKLVRPAAIYTGPGPRKPAEVAGWSDISHL from the coding sequence ATGACTACCAGCCCCGCGGTTCCCGGTGGACAGGCCACCGTACCCAGCGATTTCGTCAGCGGTCTCGAGGGCGTGGTGGCCTTCACCACCGACATCGCCGAACCGGACAAGGACGGCGGCGCGCTGCGCTACCGCGGCGTCGACATCGAGGATCTGGTCGGTAGCCGAGTGACCTTCGGCGATGTGTGGGCGCTGCTGGTCGACGGCGAGTTCGGTCACGGCCTGCCGCCCGCCGAGCCGTTCCCGCTGCCGGTGCACACCGGCGACGTGCGCGTCGACGTGCAGGCCGGCCTGGCCATGCTCGCGCCGATCTGGGGCTACCAGCCGCTGCTCGACATCGACGACCAGACCGCCCGCGAGAATCTCGCGCGCGCCTCGGTGATGGCGCTGTCCTATGTCGCGCAGTCCGCGCGCGGCATCTACCAGCCCGCCGTGCCGCAGAAGAAGATCGACGAGTGCAACACCGTCACCGAGCGGTTCATGACCCGCTGGAAGGGTGACCCGGACCCGCGACACATCGAGGCCATCGACGCCTACTGGGTCTCCGCCGCCGAGCACGGCATGAACGCCTCCACCTTCACCGCCCGCGTCATCGCCTCCACCGGCGCCGACGTGGCGGCCTCGCTGTCCGGCGCGATCGGCGCGATGTCGGGCCCGCTGCACGGCGGCGCCCCCGCCCGCGTGCTCCCGATGATCGAGGAGGTCGAGAAGACCGGCGACGCCCGCGCGCTGGTCAAGGGCATCCTCGACCGCAAGGAGAAGCTGATGGGCTTCGGCCACCGGGTGTACCGGGCCGAGGACCCGCGCGCCCGCGTGCTGCGCGCCACCGCCCAGCGCCTCGGCGCGCCGCGCTACGAGGTGGCCGCGGCGCTCGAGCAGGCCGCGCTCGCCGAGCTGCGGGAGCGCCGCCCGGATCGCGCGATCGAGACCAACGTCGAGTTCTGGGCCGCGGTCATCCTCGATTTCGCCGAGGTGCCCGCGCACATGATGCCCGCGATGTTCACCTGCGGCCGCACCGCGGGCTGGTGCGCGCACATCCTGGAGCAGAAGCAGCTGGGCAAGCTGGTCCGCCCGGCCGCCATCTACACCGGCCCCGGCCCGCGCAAGCCGGCCGAGGTCGCGGGCTGGTCCGACATCAGCCACCTCTGA
- the pdxH gene encoding pyridoxamine 5'-phosphate oxidase, with the protein MRDLDNSAPRADRPASEAEHRAALRRVAADLAAMRVDYGGVPSGSGEDVDLDEAWLAGGWEPLLRNWIEQATAVDIAEPNAMVLATVAVVAGVPRPASRTVLCKGLSPEGVTFYTNYDSAKGTQLAAVPYAAATFVWPALGRQVHLRGPVERTSAEQTAVYWRSRPRDSQLGAWASQQSRPIDSRAALDRALAEVTARFAGVDEIPVPPHWGGYLLRPEQVEFWQGRRGRLHNRLLVRVAGERMTVERLQP; encoded by the coding sequence ATGCGTGACCTGGACAATTCGGCGCCGCGCGCGGACCGGCCCGCCTCCGAGGCCGAGCACCGGGCGGCCCTGCGGCGGGTGGCCGCGGACCTGGCGGCCATGCGCGTCGACTACGGCGGCGTGCCCTCCGGTTCGGGCGAGGACGTCGATCTCGACGAGGCGTGGCTGGCCGGTGGCTGGGAACCGTTGCTGCGCAACTGGATCGAGCAGGCCACCGCGGTCGACATCGCCGAGCCCAACGCGATGGTGCTGGCGACCGTCGCGGTGGTGGCCGGGGTGCCCCGGCCCGCGTCCAGAACCGTACTGTGTAAAGGGCTCTCGCCCGAGGGTGTGACTTTTTACACGAACTACGACTCGGCGAAGGGCACCCAGCTGGCCGCGGTGCCCTATGCCGCGGCCACCTTCGTCTGGCCCGCGCTGGGCAGGCAGGTGCACCTGCGCGGACCGGTCGAGCGGACCTCGGCCGAGCAGACCGCGGTCTACTGGCGCTCCCGGCCGCGCGACTCCCAGCTCGGCGCCTGGGCCTCCCAGCAGTCGAGGCCGATCGACTCCCGCGCGGCGCTGGACCGGGCGTTGGCCGAGGTCACCGCCCGGTTCGCCGGGGTCGACGAGATCCCGGTGCCGCCGCACTGGGGTGGTTATCTGCTGCGGCCGGAGCAGGTGGAGTTCTGGCAGGGGCGGCGCGGGCGGCTGCACAACCGGCTGCTGGTGCGGGTCGCGGGCGAGCGGATGACGGTCGAACGGCTTCAGCCCTGA
- a CDS encoding citrate synthase, translating to MTITEATEGNHGIDLGKMLASTGYVTYDPGFMNTAPTKSAITYIDGEAGILRYRGYPIEQLADSSTFIEVSYLLIYGELPTQAQLDDFTDRIRRHTLLHEDLKRFFDGFPRNAHPMPVLSSAVNALSAYYQDSLDPRDPEQVELSTIRLLAKLPTIAAYSYKKSVGQPFLYPDNSLTLVENFLRMTFGFPAEPYEVDPEVAAALDMLLILHADHEQNCSTSTVRLVGSSDANLFTSVSGGINALWGPLHGGANQAVLEMLDDIKAQGGDVKEFIRKVKNKEDGVKLMGFGHRVYRNYDPRAAIAKKHADNILRKLGGDDELFEIAQALEEAALTDDYFVERRLYPNVDFYTGVIYKAMGFPTRMFTVLFAMGRLPGWIAHWREMHSEPLKIGRPRQIYTGYGARDYSRITER from the coding sequence ATGACGATCACCGAGGCCACCGAGGGCAACCACGGTATCGATCTGGGCAAAATGCTGGCCAGCACCGGATACGTCACCTACGACCCGGGCTTCATGAACACCGCCCCCACCAAGTCGGCGATCACCTACATCGACGGTGAGGCGGGCATCCTGCGCTACCGCGGCTACCCGATCGAGCAGCTGGCCGACTCCTCGACCTTCATCGAGGTCAGCTACCTGCTGATCTACGGCGAGCTACCCACCCAGGCCCAGCTCGACGACTTCACCGACCGGATCCGCCGCCACACCCTGCTGCACGAGGACCTCAAGCGGTTCTTCGACGGCTTCCCGCGCAACGCGCACCCCATGCCGGTGCTCTCCTCGGCGGTCAACGCGCTGTCGGCCTACTACCAGGACTCGCTGGACCCGCGCGACCCCGAGCAGGTCGAGCTGTCCACCATCCGCCTGCTGGCCAAGCTGCCCACCATCGCGGCCTACTCCTACAAGAAGTCGGTCGGCCAGCCGTTCCTCTACCCGGACAACTCGCTGACCCTGGTGGAGAACTTCCTGCGGATGACCTTCGGTTTCCCGGCCGAGCCCTACGAGGTCGATCCCGAGGTCGCGGCCGCGCTGGACATGCTGCTGATCCTGCACGCCGATCACGAGCAGAACTGTTCCACCTCCACCGTGCGCCTGGTCGGCTCCTCGGACGCCAACCTGTTCACCTCGGTCTCCGGCGGTATCAACGCGCTGTGGGGCCCGCTGCACGGCGGCGCGAACCAGGCCGTGCTGGAGATGCTCGACGACATCAAGGCCCAGGGCGGTGACGTCAAGGAGTTCATCCGCAAGGTCAAGAACAAGGAAGACGGCGTGAAGCTGATGGGCTTCGGGCACCGCGTCTACCGCAACTACGACCCGCGCGCCGCCATCGCCAAGAAGCACGCCGACAACATCCTGCGCAAGCTGGGCGGCGACGACGAGCTGTTCGAGATCGCCCAGGCGCTGGAGGAGGCCGCGCTGACCGACGACTACTTCGTCGAGCGTCGCCTGTACCCGAACGTCGACTTCTACACCGGCGTCATCTACAAGGCGATGGGCTTCCCCACCCGGATGTTCACCGTGCTGTTCGCGATGGGCCGGCTGCCGGGCTGGATCGCGCACTGGCGCGAGATGCACAGCGAGCCGCTGAAGATCGGCCGCCCGCGACAGATCTACACCGGGTATGGTGCGCGCGACTACAGCCGGATCACCGAACGCTGA
- a CDS encoding FKBP-type peptidyl-prolyl cis-trans isomerase has product MTKPVVEFQAGPPPTELVVKDIIVGEGKEAVPGGTVEVHYVGVEFDTGEEFDSSWSRGESITFPLRGLIQGWQDGIPGMKVGGRRQLTIPPELAYGPAGSGHKLSGKTLVFVIDLLNAN; this is encoded by the coding sequence ATGACCAAGCCGGTAGTCGAATTCCAGGCGGGCCCGCCGCCGACCGAGCTCGTCGTCAAGGACATCATCGTCGGTGAGGGCAAGGAGGCCGTGCCCGGCGGCACCGTCGAGGTGCACTACGTGGGCGTCGAATTCGATACCGGCGAGGAATTCGACTCGTCCTGGAGCCGTGGCGAGTCGATCACCTTCCCGCTGCGCGGCCTGATCCAGGGCTGGCAGGACGGCATCCCGGGCATGAAGGTGGGCGGCCGCCGTCAGCTGACCATCCCGCCGGAGCTGGCCTACGGCCCGGCCGGGTCGGGGCACAAGCTCTCGGGCAAGACCCTGGTCTTCGTGATCGATCTGCTCAACGCCAACTGA
- the serC gene encoding phosphoserine transaminase — MTTAFPTIPDDLKPADGRFGCGPSKVRPEQLESLVRVGGSVFGTSHRQKPVKDVVARVRSGLRELFSLPDDYEVVLGNGGTTAFWDAAAFGLIRERSLHLTNGEFSSKFAAVAKGNPFIGDPIVVSAEPGSAPEPVADPAADLIGWAHNETSTGVAIPVQRPAGSEHALIAIDATSGAGGLPVTITDADVYYFAPQKCFAADGGLWVALMSPAALARVEEIKSSGRWTPEFLSLPVAIDNSTKEQTYNTPAIATLLLFADQIEWLNGNGGLDWAVKRTADSSSRLYQWAESSEYATPYVTDPAHRSQVVGTIDFADSVDAAQVAKILRANGIVDTEPYRKLGRNQLRIGMFPAIDPDDVSQLTRSIDWVVEKLS; from the coding sequence ATGACCACTGCGTTCCCCACCATCCCCGACGACCTCAAGCCCGCCGACGGACGCTTCGGCTGTGGCCCTTCCAAGGTTCGCCCGGAACAGCTCGAGTCCCTCGTGCGGGTGGGCGGCTCGGTGTTCGGAACCTCGCACCGGCAGAAGCCGGTCAAGGATGTGGTCGCGCGCGTGCGCAGCGGCCTGCGCGAACTGTTCTCGCTGCCCGACGACTACGAGGTGGTGCTCGGTAACGGCGGCACCACCGCGTTCTGGGACGCCGCCGCGTTCGGCCTGATCCGGGAGCGTTCGCTGCACCTGACCAACGGCGAGTTCTCCAGCAAGTTCGCCGCCGTGGCCAAGGGCAACCCGTTCATCGGCGATCCCATCGTCGTCTCGGCCGAGCCGGGCAGCGCCCCCGAGCCGGTGGCCGACCCCGCCGCCGACCTGATCGGCTGGGCCCACAACGAGACCTCCACCGGTGTCGCCATCCCGGTGCAGCGGCCCGCGGGCTCCGAGCACGCGCTGATCGCCATCGACGCCACCTCGGGCGCGGGCGGCCTGCCGGTGACCATCACCGACGCCGACGTGTACTACTTCGCCCCGCAGAAGTGCTTCGCCGCCGACGGCGGCCTGTGGGTGGCGCTGATGAGCCCCGCCGCGCTGGCCCGCGTCGAGGAGATCAAGTCCAGTGGACGCTGGACCCCGGAGTTCCTGTCGCTGCCGGTCGCCATCGACAACAGCACCAAGGAACAGACCTACAACACCCCGGCGATCGCCACCCTGCTGCTGTTCGCCGACCAGATCGAATGGCTCAACGGCAACGGCGGCCTGGACTGGGCGGTCAAGCGCACCGCCGATTCGTCCTCGCGGCTGTACCAGTGGGCCGAGTCCAGCGAGTACGCCACCCCGTACGTCACCGATCCCGCGCACCGCTCGCAGGTGGTGGGCACCATCGATTTCGCCGACAGCGTGGACGCCGCCCAGGTGGCGAAGATCCTGCGCGCCAACGGCATCGTCGACACCGAGCCGTACCGCAAGCTCGGTCGCAACCAGCTGCGCATCGGCATGTTCCCGGCGATCGATCCGGACGACGTCAGCCAGCTGACCCGCAGCATCGACTGGGTCGTGGAAAAGCTGTCCTGA
- the sepH gene encoding septation protein SepH: MRELRVIGLTPDSTHIVCVDTESGQKFRLPADDKLRAAARGDLARFGQIEIETEASMRPRDIQARIRAGASVEQVTAESGMPAARVERFAYPVLLERARAAELAQKAHPVRADGPAVETLIEVVTAAFTERGHTLENAEWDAWKDEKGFWIAQLQWQNGRSEIAAHWRYQPDAHGGTVAPLDDPAADLIDPDFGRALRGLATILPTEPEPEPAGPAEPVVEPRESAAAPVRPAQPVVEEYFEKRAVAAGGGAAAIPAAPVAGSAGAVEPATAAATADAAAKAPAADATPEPAEKEQKAPAKPARAKRGKAPMPSWEDVLLGVRSSGH, translated from the coding sequence GTGCGTGAACTTCGTGTGATCGGGTTGACGCCCGACTCCACGCACATCGTGTGTGTCGACACCGAGTCCGGCCAGAAGTTCCGGCTCCCCGCCGATGACAAGCTTCGCGCCGCGGCGCGCGGCGACCTTGCCCGGTTCGGCCAGATCGAGATCGAAACGGAGGCGTCCATGCGCCCTCGCGATATTCAGGCCCGCATCCGGGCCGGCGCGTCCGTCGAGCAGGTGACCGCCGAGTCGGGGATGCCCGCCGCGCGCGTCGAGCGATTCGCCTACCCGGTCCTGTTGGAGCGGGCGCGGGCGGCCGAACTGGCCCAGAAGGCGCATCCGGTGCGTGCCGACGGCCCCGCCGTGGAGACCCTGATCGAGGTGGTGACCGCGGCCTTCACCGAGCGCGGGCACACGCTCGAGAACGCCGAGTGGGACGCCTGGAAGGACGAGAAGGGCTTCTGGATCGCCCAGTTGCAGTGGCAGAACGGCCGTTCCGAGATCGCCGCGCACTGGCGCTACCAGCCCGATGCGCACGGCGGCACGGTCGCACCGCTGGACGATCCGGCCGCCGACCTGATCGATCCGGACTTCGGGCGCGCGCTGCGCGGATTGGCGACGATCCTGCCGACCGAGCCCGAGCCCGAGCCGGCCGGGCCCGCCGAGCCGGTCGTGGAGCCGCGCGAGTCCGCCGCTGCCCCGGTCCGCCCCGCCCAGCCGGTGGTGGAGGAGTACTTCGAGAAGCGCGCCGTCGCCGCGGGTGGCGGTGCCGCGGCCATTCCGGCGGCGCCGGTGGCCGGGTCCGCGGGTGCGGTCGAGCCTGCGACGGCCGCGGCCACCGCGGACGCGGCCGCCAAGGCTCCGGCCGCCGACGCGACGCCCGAGCCCGCCGAGAAGGAACAGAAGGCACCGGCCAAGCCGGCGCGCGCCAAGCGCGGCAAGGCGCCCATGCCCTCCTGGGAGGACGTGTTGCTCGGGGTGCGCAGCTCCGGCCACTGA
- a CDS encoding DUF6928 family protein codes for MLSRASTVWYVDAADPLAVLRANPDPDPGAAQALAKQLHEDYDVVPKMVGTLAGCAGPDADEVYIGCYPGVTVVCSRQVRLPRPTALPELLIRPLASEQTYLVAFDVTMGWGAFAQWERGEFRRAFSSSRVNILEDEGLPLVWERPFWAGEHPVQWRAGELPDPQCLPFDPPDFADAANNEWLGFHYRAPAAEGALVPGDVAVCGFTLVPKGQTLTDDAPDDPAPHSPPRPQRRGLRGWLRGDHSG; via the coding sequence ATGTTGTCCAGAGCCTCAACCGTTTGGTACGTCGACGCCGCCGACCCGCTGGCCGTGCTGCGTGCGAATCCCGATCCGGATCCCGGTGCGGCCCAGGCGCTCGCCAAGCAGCTGCACGAGGACTACGACGTGGTGCCGAAGATGGTCGGCACACTGGCCGGGTGCGCGGGCCCGGACGCCGACGAGGTCTACATCGGTTGCTATCCCGGCGTCACGGTGGTGTGCTCGCGGCAGGTGCGCCTGCCGAGGCCGACCGCGCTGCCGGAGTTGCTGATCCGCCCGCTGGCCTCCGAGCAGACCTACCTGGTGGCGTTCGACGTCACGATGGGCTGGGGGGCGTTCGCACAGTGGGAGCGCGGCGAATTCCGTCGCGCGTTCTCCTCCTCGCGGGTGAACATCCTCGAGGACGAGGGACTGCCGCTGGTGTGGGAGCGGCCGTTCTGGGCGGGGGAGCACCCGGTGCAGTGGCGCGCGGGCGAGCTGCCCGACCCGCAGTGCCTGCCGTTCGATCCGCCGGATTTCGCCGACGCCGCCAACAACGAGTGGCTGGGCTTCCACTACCGCGCGCCCGCGGCCGAGGGCGCGCTCGTGCCCGGCGACGTCGCGGTCTGCGGGTTCACCCTGGTGCCCAAGGGGCAGACGCTCACCGACGACGCACCCGACGACCCCGCCCCGCACTCACCGCCCCGCCCACAGCGGCGCGGGCTGCGCGGCTGGCTGCGCGGTGACCACTCGGGCTGA
- a CDS encoding DUF2537 domain-containing protein produces MTENPPVQDPTPWAAGITVTVLVAAPATVAVYAFGAALAQVHPALAVLINLIAVGGAAPTAWRWRHTPVTRWVLLGCAVGVGLGWLGLIIAGLAAL; encoded by the coding sequence ATGACCGAGAATCCGCCGGTGCAGGACCCCACCCCGTGGGCGGCGGGCATCACCGTGACGGTGCTCGTCGCCGCGCCGGCCACCGTCGCGGTGTACGCGTTCGGCGCCGCGCTGGCGCAGGTGCATCCGGCGCTGGCGGTGCTGATCAACCTGATCGCCGTCGGCGGCGCGGCGCCGACGGCGTGGCGCTGGCGGCACACCCCGGTCACCCGCTGGGTGCTGCTCGGCTGCGCGGTGGGCGTCGGACTCGGTTGGCTCGGATTGATCATCGCCGGTCTCGCCGCGCTGTGA
- a CDS encoding TrmH family RNA methyltransferase, with protein sequence MAEVIDVDDPADPRVDDFRDLSDADRRPDLPGGKGLVIAEGVVVVQRMLDSRFTPSALLGVARRYDQLAADLAAVDVPYYRTSAEVMAEIVGFHLNRGVLAVARRPPALSMAEVVARARTVAVLEGVNDHENLGSMFRNAAGLGVDAVLFGDRCSDPLYRRSVRVSMGHVLRVPFARVPAWPDGLATLREHGFQLIAMTPDPAARNLASAMTGERVALLLGAEGPGLTAEAMRACDVRARIPMTPGTDSLNVATAAAMAFYERVRTA encoded by the coding sequence GTGGCCGAAGTGATCGACGTGGACGACCCCGCCGACCCGCGGGTGGACGACTTCCGCGACCTGTCCGACGCGGACCGTCGCCCGGACCTGCCCGGCGGCAAGGGACTGGTGATCGCCGAGGGCGTGGTCGTGGTGCAGCGGATGCTGGACTCGCGGTTCACCCCGAGTGCGCTGCTGGGCGTGGCGCGGCGCTACGACCAACTCGCCGCCGACCTGGCCGCGGTGGACGTGCCCTACTACCGCACCAGCGCGGAGGTGATGGCCGAGATCGTCGGCTTCCACCTCAACCGCGGTGTGCTCGCCGTGGCCCGCCGACCGCCCGCGCTGAGCATGGCCGAGGTGGTGGCCCGGGCCCGCACGGTGGCCGTGCTCGAGGGCGTGAACGATCACGAGAATCTCGGCTCGATGTTCCGCAACGCCGCCGGGCTCGGCGTCGACGCCGTCCTGTTCGGCGACCGCTGCTCGGACCCGCTCTACCGGCGCTCGGTCCGGGTGTCCATGGGGCATGTGCTGCGGGTGCCCTTCGCCCGGGTGCCCGCCTGGCCGGACGGGCTGGCCACGCTGCGCGAGCACGGTTTCCAGCTGATCGCGATGACACCCGATCCGGCCGCGCGCAATCTGGCGAGCGCGATGACCGGCGAGCGGGTGGCCCTGCTGCTCGGCGCCGAGGGCCCCGGCCTCACGGCCGAGGCGATGCGCGCCTGTGACGTGCGCGCCCGCATCCCGATGACGCCGGGCACCGACTCGCTGAACGTCGCCACCGCCGCGGCGATGGCCTTCTACGAACGGGTGCGGACCGCATGA
- a CDS encoding YccF domain-containing protein, whose product MQLVLNILWLIFAGFWMALGYIVAGIICCVLIITIPFGIASFRIAAYVLWPFGRTTVEKPGAGAGSLIGNIIWFLVAGWWLAIGHLLTSIPLFVSIIGIPFGCPRLIEFPLWQPHHSARWSARVSPS is encoded by the coding sequence ATTCAGCTGGTGCTCAACATCCTGTGGCTGATCTTCGCGGGATTCTGGATGGCGCTCGGCTACATCGTGGCCGGGATCATCTGCTGCGTGTTGATCATCACCATCCCGTTCGGGATCGCCTCGTTCCGCATCGCCGCCTACGTGCTGTGGCCGTTCGGCCGCACCACCGTCGAGAAGCCCGGCGCGGGAGCGGGTTCGCTGATCGGCAACATCATCTGGTTCCTGGTGGCCGGGTGGTGGCTGGCGATCGGGCACCTGCTCACCAGCATCCCGCTGTTCGTCTCGATCATCGGAATCCCGTTCGGCTGTCCGAGACTGATAGAGTTCCCATTATGGCAGCCACATCACTCCGCGCGCTGGTCGGCGCGCGTGTCTCCGTCCTGA